Proteins from one Desulfonema limicola genomic window:
- a CDS encoding pullulanase-associated domain-containing protein, protein MKVHYHMQSSSYENLTLTIWDKNDHKVKEDMCVIDKKDDFGVIIDVKEKKILNCNEIEMQFQIDKQKNAEIFNMSLKPKPPSDIWIIEGETDIFTSIPNINIVEKHKNKMEVSNTQKSEVEIKAEDQIYVENEYPTVSRNELKAELNKLFLDLRNLEDKADLLRSQTTIDDMDSSPDYKFIREVLDVDIDFLQSAYKGMRNIVISIQDRQEKIADTLYNLNKQAQVSLDELKNDFESSRIKLKERIEDVQSDFHSNIESIQGDLKAQIEGVHNDFRGNIDSVQGELKGHIDGIQSEFNAFIDSVQGELKGHIESVHNDFRGNINSVQGELKGQIESVQSDFRGNIDSVQGELKGQIDGMQNELSRKIDSNQINLKDNNEKLIKMNSDYYKNLSIIAKYVLKMAEVLEVDKSLTSLGFNRILQKMSDNR, encoded by the coding sequence ATGAAAGTCCATTACCACATGCAGTCTTCCAGTTATGAAAATTTGACTCTTACTATTTGGGATAAGAACGATCATAAAGTAAAAGAAGATATGTGTGTTATTGATAAAAAAGATGACTTCGGTGTCATTATTGATGTTAAAGAAAAGAAAATACTGAATTGTAATGAAATTGAAATGCAGTTTCAAATAGATAAGCAAAAAAATGCTGAAATATTTAATATGTCCTTAAAACCTAAGCCACCAAGTGACATTTGGATAATTGAAGGTGAAACTGATATTTTTACAAGTATTCCAAATATAAACATAGTTGAGAAGCATAAAAATAAAATGGAAGTATCGAATACTCAAAAATCAGAAGTTGAAATAAAAGCTGAAGACCAAATATATGTTGAAAATGAATATCCAACTGTATCAAGAAATGAGTTAAAAGCTGAACTAAATAAACTGTTTTTAGATTTGAGAAATTTGGAAGATAAAGCTGACTTATTAAGAAGTCAAACTACGATAGATGACATGGATTCAAGTCCAGATTACAAATTTATAAGAGAGGTTCTTGACGTTGATATTGATTTTTTACAATCTGCTTATAAAGGAATGAGAAACATTGTTATTTCAATTCAAGATAGACAAGAAAAAATAGCGGACACATTGTATAATTTAAATAAACAAGCACAAGTTTCATTAGACGAGTTAAAAAATGACTTTGAATCTTCAAGAATTAAACTGAAAGAACGTATTGAAGATGTTCAAAGTGATTTTCACAGCAATATCGAGAGTATACAAGGCGATCTGAAAGCCCAGATTGAAGGTGTTCACAATGATTTTCGCGGCAATATTGATAGTGTGCAAGGTGAACTGAAAGGCCATATTGACGGTATTCAAAGTGAGTTTAACGCGTTTATTGATAGTGTGCAAGGTGAACTGAAAGGCCATATTGAAAGTGTTCACAATGATTTTCGCGGCAATATTAATAGTGTGCAAGGTGAACTGAAAGGCCAGATTGAAAGTGTTCAAAGTGATTTTCGCGGCAATATTGATAGTGTGCAAGGTGAACTGAAAGGTCAGATTGATGGTATGCAAAATGAGCTTAGTCGTAAAATAGATTCAAATCAAATTAACCTAAAAGATAATAATGAGAAATTAATAAAGATGAATAGTGATTATTACAAAAACTTGAGTATAATAGCTAAGTATGTGTTAAAAATGGCGGAAGTTTTGGAAGTTGATAAAAGCCTTACAAGTCTTGGTTTTAATAGAATTCTGCAAAAGATGTCTGATAATAGATAG